Genomic segment of Takifugu flavidus isolate HTHZ2018 unplaced genomic scaffold, ASM371156v2 ctg218, whole genome shotgun sequence:
agttttgaatttgggccactgggtatttgagtttgacacctctgctctaAGGGAACAGTCATGAAGACAAGCCTGTGTCTGGGCTTCTACTTTCATCTTTAATGGTTGAGACGAGCTGACCcacctccccccgccccccaccctgACCCGCTACGTCCTTCCTTCCActgaccttcagctgctcctAGCTAACATGTACCTTTTCAGGTACTTCCTGAACGTcgggtctcgtaggccgtagaTCATGGGACTGGTTGAACGCGGCAGGACCTGGACAACGATATAAGACACGAAGAGAATGTCTGTGGAGTTCTTGGGGAAGAGTTTTTGGAGCAGTTCTCTGAGGGCTGGCGCCAGGTACGAGgccatgcagagcagcagctggaagctgTGCAGGATGATGGTGTTTCTGGCCTTCACCGTGTCTTTGCCTGCTGTTTTTGCCGTCAACAAAATTTGAAAGTAGGTGTAAAATATGGTGATCCAGATGATGACCAAGAACAGCGCGTAGGTGACGTCTCTCTTCATGGTGATGACGTCGAGTGGGAACGCCGTGTGTCTGAGGCAGAAGACCTGAGAATGAACGATGGTCAGATGCTCTGTGGCCAACGTGATGACCAGGTCAGACGTGGCCGAGACCGTGGTGGTCGTCCACATCAGCAGGATCAACGTCAACGTTCTCTTGATGGTCCAAACTTGGAGATGGTGAAGCGGGAAGCAGACGGCGCTGTAGCACTCCAGGGCCATGCAGGCCAGGTTCAGGGGCGAGTTCTCGGTGGCGACCACGGCCAGCAGCATGAACATCCAGCACATGCAGATGTTGATCCTGTAGATGGtgtagctgatgaagaacagcatGATGGTCACATTCACCAGGATCAGGTCGTTCATCACCAGGTGGATGAAGAGTATGTAGCGTGGGTTCATgtagaacatctgcagaaacagaagaaggcTGAAGATCAAGACTCTGAGGTGAGCTGTTTGACTCAGGAGCTCCAGAAACCTGATGTTTGCAAAAGGTGTGAATGAGGCTTGAGTTGATGTAGTTGAGGAAGATCCCCACGACCAGAATGATCACGTTCTTGATCACAGCTTTGGTGGAGGAATCTCGGTACTGTACGATCACACTCACGTTTGCTGCCGACCCGTTCATCTCTGGACGGGTTTAACTCTGGGACAGGAGacaagagacaggagacagaagacaggagacaggagacagaagacaagagacaggagacaagagacaggagacaggagacagagacgCTGCTGAAGGTCAGAAACAGCCGAGAACAATGATGAGATGAGGAGCAGATTCTGCTGGCACACGTTCACAAATGATTCCGTTTCTTTTCTACCATCTGACCAGATTCACAATGACAATGaattttttatttgttcagaAGTTAAAACATCTCAGCTTTAATTTGGTCCTTACCAGCACCCACAGGaacctcagcagctgcaggaggagctgcaggtctgtgaATGCACCACAGCAGATATCAGCCATTATATACAGCCtgatgatgcattcagggaccCAGAGGAAACACAATCTTTGTTCTTCCTGTCTGGACCAGAATAAGAGTGAAGATacaaatgtctgtctgtctgtctgtctgtctgtctgtctgtctgtcttctctgtctgtctgtctgtctgtctgcctgtcaggGAACCATGTTACAGGCCTAGACATCCAGGCGTAACCACCGTCTCCTAGGATACAGCAACCCTCAGTCTTCTGTTGAAGTCCCCCCCCTGAGCAGCTGCACCAGGACCTTGGTCCTAAGGtggctccatctctgctgccaccactgTGGCAGAAGCTGGTGATCCAGCCGGGTCCTGGAGGCCTGCAGGAGTGTCGTCAGCTTTTCCAGCAAATATAATTGGACAATATTTCAGGTACTTAACAGAGAGCCGATAAAGATGTTGCTGACTGTGGagccacaggctgcagctgcctccagaccccagcctccagacccctgcctccagaccccaacctccagaccccagcctccagaccccaacctccagacccctgcctccagaccccaacctccagacccctgcATCCAGACCCAtgcctccagaccccaacctccagacccctgcctccagaccccaacctccagacccctgcatccagaccccaacctccagacccctgcctccagaccccaacctccagacccctgcATCCAGACCCCAACCTCCAGACCTCTGCATCCAGACCCAtgcctccagaccccaacctccagacccctgcctccagagaccccaacctccagaccccaacctccagacccctgcctccagaccccaacctccagaccccagcctccagaccccaacctccagaccccagcctccagaccccaaccTCCAGACCCCAGATTGTGTTGAAGAtgatctgttgtgttatagatcatctgttgtgttatagatcatgtgttgtgttatagatcacctgttgtgttatagctcatgtgttgtgttatagatcatgtgttgtgtatAGATCATCTGTCgtgttatagctcatgtgtgtgttatagatcatgtgtggtgttatagatcacctgttgtgttatagatcatgtgttgtgttatagatcacctgttgtgttatagatcacctgttgtgttatagatcatctgtcgtgttatagctcatgtgttgtgttatagctcatgtgttgtgttataaatcatgtgttgtgttatagatcacctgttgtgttatagatcatgtgttgtgttatagatcacctgttgtgttatagatcatctgttgtgttatagatcatgtgttgtgttatagatcatctgttgtgttatagatcttgtgttgtgttataaatcacctgttgtgttatagatcatgtggtgtgtatagatcatgtg
This window contains:
- the LOC130519823 gene encoding odorant receptor 131-2-like translates to MNGSAANVSVIVQYRDSSTKAVIKNVIILVVGIFLNYINSSLIHTFCKHQMFYMNPRYILFIHLVMNDLILVNVTIMLFFISYTIYRINICMCWMFMLLAVVATENSPLNLACMALECYSAVCFPLHHLQVWTIKRTLTLILLMWTTTTVSATSDLVITLATEHLTIVHSQVFCLRHTAFPLDVITMKRDVTYALFLVIIWITIFYTYFQILLTAKTAGKDTVKARNTIILHSFQLLLCMASYLAPALRELLQKLFPKNSTDILFVSYIVVQVLPRSTSPMIYGLRDPTFRKYLKRYMLARSS